From Erigeron canadensis isolate Cc75 chromosome 5, C_canadensis_v1, whole genome shotgun sequence:
TCAGACATCCTAATATTCTCTGAATTTCTTAGGTTCGCACCTCACTTGATAAACATACTTTTAGGGttgtcaaaaaataaaataaaaaaataaaaaataaaaataaagaaagaaagattgtATCCttgacaaaaaagaaaacaacccACAGTAAAGTCAACATAACAGATTGTATTTTCATTGGCATTTAAATATTTGATGAGTTAGGATTTACCGTACATAtgaatttagttttattttcaaatgtCACAAAAATCAAATAGTACCAAATGCACACAATATCCATGGTCTACTTTTACATGTAGACATCACCAAAATGCCAAAATCAAGTTACTTAAACAATGGCCCATTTCTAAAGCTTTGCAACAAAACACCCAAATTTGGCATAGTGGTTGCAGAGTTGTTACACAAGAAAAAAACTATTTGCCCTCCAAAAATTTCCATATGACCAATGCTTATATACTCCCTCAACTCACTCTTCTTCAGATATCCGACCATTTTCAGAACTAACCATGAAAGAGTCGTCGAAATCAAGATCATGGCAACCCTTTATCGCAAACTGTTGTTCTGTTGAAGATCATACGGTCTTCGACAACTTCAGTAGGTGTAGGACTTCAAGGTCTGATTTTTCGAAAAATATAACACCCTCGCCGTCTTTTAGGCATATATCGTTCTCTGACCTTAGCCAATCTTCATCTATACGTATAAACGAAGACATAACTCACACTTTTGGTCCTGATTTGTTTGACTTCAAACTTAGTGAGTTGCGAGCTATAACTCAGAATTTCTCAAGCAATTTCTTGCTAGGGGAAGGTGGGTTTGGCACGGTTCATAAAGGTTACGTTGATGATAACATGAGGTCTGGATTGAAGTCTCAAGCCGTTGCAGTTAAGCTTCTCGACATTGAAGGGTTGCAAGGACATCGTGAATGGCTTGTAAGTCGTTTCAATATATTATGTTGTTTATATGATTAAGAATATATACAAGTAAATTAAGTTACATATAAATGTTGCTTTAATGTTGGACTCATTGTAGGCAGAAGTGATATTCCTTGGGCAACTTAGGCACCCAAACTTGGTAAAATTGATCGGATATTGttgtgaagaagaagaaagactCCTTGTATACGAGTTCATGCCTCGTGGAAGCTTGGAAAATCATTTGTTCAAGAGTAAGTTAActgtttataatatatttttgtacagTTTTTCCAATCATAATGATGTTGTAAACTGTGATGGTTCTTATACAGGGATATCGGTTTGCTTACCATGGGGGAACAGATTAAAGATTGCGATCGGTGCAGCCAAAGGGCTTGCATTCTTGCATGGTGCTGACAAGCCTGTCATATATCGTGATTTCAAGACATCCAACATCTTACTTGATTCTGTATGCATTAATACTTTATAACTTCATAAGAAACTAAAGAAGCATATAACTAGTTGTCACAACACAAATACACAATGAACATTCAAAATAATATGAATGatttgttataacttatattctTTGCAAATTAAGTGTGAATGTGTGATTGTTTATCATATCTCTCTGGAGATACTAGATAATACTActtaaatttcaattttgatgTTGGCAGGATTTTAATGCAAAGTTATCAGATTTTGGGCTGGCAACAATGGGCCCTGAAGGATCAAACACTCATGTTACTACTAGAGTCATGGGTACTTATGGTTATGCAGCCCCTGAATATGTCAATACCGGTATGGCTTTGGCATGACCCGGTTCAGTTTGATTCGGGCCATTTTGGTTAAATGTAGTTAGATTTTTTAGAAGTTCAATTATAACTAAACTTGTTTTTGTACAAATATTGTAGGCCATTTGACCACAAAGAGCGATATTTACAGTTTTGGAGTGGTTTTGCTAGAACTACTGACCGGGAAAAGGGCAATGGACAAAACTAGGCCCAAAAGCGAGCAATATCTCGTGGATTGGGTAAAACCATACTTGACTAGTAGCCGAAGACTTCGTTGCATTATAGACACACGGTTGGCAGGGCAGTATTCGGTCAGGGGAACCAAGGAGATGGCCCTTTTAGCACTATATTGTGTGAGCTTGAATCCTAAAGACAGGCCTAAAATGACTGAGATCATTGAAACCCTTGAAGGGCTACAAAATTTGAAAGACATGGCAATCAGTTGCGGACAATGGCCCGTTGGTTCACAAAAGAATGCAAGAAATGCGGTTTTCAATCCGAAAGgcagaaatgaaatgaatggaGGTCGTATATATTGGAAACAGACTCCAGTGAACACCATAAGATCGAAAGCATAATGAACAAATatgtgataaatttatcaaGGGAAATTAACCAATGCTtctactattatgtacataagctcatataataatatacgcatttaaattttgacaatTATGTGAGTTTCGGTTTTCATGAATGTATACATCAATATAATGTTTTTACGGAGTATGTTTTTTTCTCCTActcatttaattagttttacaaGACTTACTTTAAAACCTCCTGACATCTGTATTGTTTGAGTC
This genomic window contains:
- the LOC122599678 gene encoding probable serine/threonine-protein kinase PBL15, yielding MKESSKSRSWQPFIANCCSVEDHTVFDNFSRCRTSRSDFSKNITPSPSFRHISFSDLSQSSSIRINEDITHTFGPDLFDFKLSELRAITQNFSSNFLLGEGGFGTVHKGYVDDNMRSGLKSQAVAVKLLDIEGLQGHREWLAEVIFLGQLRHPNLVKLIGYCCEEEERLLVYEFMPRGSLENHLFKRISVCLPWGNRLKIAIGAAKGLAFLHGADKPVIYRDFKTSNILLDSDFNAKLSDFGLATMGPEGSNTHVTTRVMGTYGYAAPEYVNTGHLTTKSDIYSFGVVLLELLTGKRAMDKTRPKSEQYLVDWVKPYLTSSRRLRCIIDTRLAGQYSVRGTKEMALLALYCVSLNPKDRPKMTEIIETLEGLQNLKDMAISCGQWPVGSQKNARNAVFNPKGRNEMNGGRIYWKQTPVNTIRSKA